From one Henningerozyma blattae CBS 6284 chromosome 1, complete genome genomic stretch:
- the TBLA0A02440 gene encoding pleiotropic drug resistance family ABC transporter (similar to Saccharomyces cerevisiae PDR5 (YOR153W) and PDR15 (YDR406W); ancestral locus Anc_5.500) produces the protein MSLNSNSITNRSVVSMNPSEPISETVSQQISDANESATETASSNNGMSGCESSLNRYNGFDENIQKNIHNLAMYFNNLSMNSKESFNNNTTTLTSPTSSDTSINNLDTVSTATTSASIFRVYTNGINPILDNNKLEQQTSNGTEVSTLYNPYIDPSNPQFKSKKWIQNMVNLINNDQSYYKPYELGCCWTDLCAMGSDTNDITYQTTVFNAPYKYARLFFNHLNSKRRSQAKKFKGVTILHKMDGLVESGELLVVLGRPGSGCTTLLKSLTGNTHGFKISQDSEITYNGISQKKIKKNYRGDVVYNAENDIHLPHLTVYQTLLTVARLKTPQNRFHNVSREQFADHITQVAMATYGLSHTRNTKVGNDLVRGVSGGERKRVSIAEVFICGSKFQCWDNATRGLDAATALEFVKALKTQASITNVSAAVSIYQCSKDAYDLFDKVCVLYEGYQIYFGTTTNAKKYFEKMGYYCIQRQTVADFITGITNPSERIINRNFIKAKKFVPQTPKEMNEYWENSKEYKHLIEDIEEYKVRQKANENEQIEKIREAHIAKQSKKARPASPYTVSYFMQVKYLLLRNFWRMKNSSSITLFQVCGNTAMSLIFGSMFYNVLKPPSTTQSFYYRGAAMFFAVLFNAFSSLLEIFAIYEAREITEKHRTYSLYHPSADALASILSELPPKIITCICFNIIYYFMVNFKRNGGNFFFYLLINFTSVLAMSHLFRTVGSMTKSLSEAMVPASILLLALSMYVGFAIPKTKLLGWSKWIWYINPLAYMFESLMVNEFHNTKFECATYIPTGPGYENILPDQRVCSVVGSVPGQNYVLGDDYLRESYDYYNKHKWRGFGIGLAYVIFFLGVYLLFCEINEGAKQKGEMLIFPHDVLKKMHKEGQIQDSSSLAMDSDLEKGNGNDSSLDVKNSSINNITDSISGNTLTEKQQLKGTNLTLEVQPTTNSSSNSSEKDIENNAVISKSESIFHWKNLCYDINIKGENRRILSNVDGWVKPGTLTALMGASGAGKTTLLDCLAERTTMGIVTGDMFVDGKLRDESFPRSIGYCQQQDLHLKTSTVRESLRFSAYLRQPYSVSRKEKELYVEEVIKILEMEKYAEAIVGVPGEGLNVEQRKRLTIGVELAAKPKLLLFLDEPTSGLDSQTAWSICKLMRKLANHGQAILFTIHQPSAILMQEFDRLLFLQKGGKTVYFGDLGKRCQTMIDYFEANGADKCPKEANPAEWMLDVVGAAPGSIANQDYYEVWRNSQEYRDVQEELNRLEEEFAGIEKPVGSEEHNEYATPLLFQIKYVVLRLFDQYWRSPTYLWSKFFLTIYNMLFIGFTFFKADLSLQGLQNQMLSLFMFTVIFNPLMQQYLPMFVQQRDLYEARERPSRTFSWITFIVSQILVEVPWNFLCGTIAYFIYYYSVGLYHNASVANQLHERGALFWLFSCAFFVFISSMSILVISFNEHDRNAANLGSLMFTMSLAFCGVMAGPDIFPRFWIFMYRVSPLTYFIDGLLSTGLANADVTCADYELVRFSPPSGMTCGEYMQPYISMAGTGYLTDTDATDTCHFCNVSKTNDFLKSVSSKYSRRWRNYGIFLCFIVFNFVAGIGLYWLARVPKQFRIGLFKRFKID, from the coding sequence ATGTCattaaattctaatagTATAACAAATAGATCTGTCGTTTCAATGAACCCGTCGGAACCTATTTCCGAAACAGTCTCACAGCAGATTTCTGATGCGAATGAATCTGCTACTGAAACAGCTTCTTCGAACAATGGCATGTCAGGATGTGAATCCAGTTTGAATAGGTATAATGGGTTTGATgagaatattcaaaaaaatattcacaACTTGGCAATGtactttaataatttgtcAATGAATTCTAAAGaaagttttaataataataccacTACATTAACTTCACCCACATCCAGTGATACTagcattaataatttagatacAGTGTCAACTGCTACTACAAGTGCTTCCATTTTTAGAGTTTATACCAATGGTATCAATCCaattttagataataataaattagaacAACAAACGAGCAATGGTACTGAAGTGTCCACACTGTATAACCCTTATATAGATCCTTCTAATCCACAGTTTAAATCGAAAAAATGGATCCAAAATATGGtcaatttgataaataatgatCAATCATATTATAAACCCTATGAGTTGGGCTGTTGTTGGACGGATCTTTGTGCTATGGGTTCCGATACAAATGATATTACTTATCAAACTACAGTATTCAATGCTCCGTATAAATATGcaagattattttttaaccATCTCAATTCCAAGAGAAGATCACAAgcaaagaaatttaaaggTGTCACCATTTTACATAAGATGGATGGGTTGGTCGAATCTGGTGAGTTATTGGTTGTTTTAGGCAGACCTGGTTCAGGTTGTACgacattattaaaatcattaacCGGTAATACTCATGGGTTCAAAATTTCACAAGATTCAGAGATTACATATAATGGTATTTCACAAAagaagattaaaaaaaattaccgAGGTGATGTTGTTTATAATgcagaaaatgatattcaTTTACCTCACTTGACTGTTTATCAAACTTTGTTAACAGTAGCAAGATTAAAGACTCCTCAGAATAGATTTCATAATGTTTCGAGAGAACAATTTGCAGATCATATTACTCAAGTTGCAATGGCCACTTATGGGCTATCTCATACTAGAAATACAAAAGTCGGGAATGATTTAGTAAGAGGTGTTTCTGGTGGTGAAAGAAAACGTGTTTCCATTGCAGAAGTTTTCATCTGTGGTTCGAAATTCCAATGTTGGGATAATGCAACAAGAGGTTTAGATGCAGCTACTGCTTTAGAATTCGTTAAAGCTTTAAAGACACAGGCTTCCATTACCAACGTTTCAGCTGCAGTATCCATTTATCAATGTTCTAAAGATGCTTATGATTTATTCGATAAAGTTTGTGTTCTTTATGAAGGctatcaaatttattttggtACTACCACTAATgctaaaaaatattttgaaaaaatggGGTATTATTGTATTCAAAGACAAACTGTAGCTGATTTTATCACAGGTATTACAAATCCAAGTGAAAGAATCATTAAtagaaatttcattaagGCCAAAAAATTTGTTCCACAAACCCCAAAGGAAATGAATGAATATTGggaaaattcaaaagaatataaGCATTTAATTGAAGATATAGAAGAGTATAAAGTGAGACAAAAggcaaatgaaaatgaacaAATAGAAAAGATCCGTGAAGCTCATATAGCCAAACAATCAAAAAAGGCAAGACCTGCTTCACCTTACACTGTAAGTTATTTTATGCAAGTCAAATATCTATTGCTTAGAAATTTCTGGAGAATGAAAAATAGTTCTTCCATCACTTTATTCCAAGTTTGTGGTAATACAGCCATGTCATTAATCTTTGGTTCTATGTTTTATAACGTTTTGAAACCACCATCCACTACACaaagtttttattatcGTGGTGCTGCCATGTTCTTTGCAGTCTTATTTAATGCATTTTCATCgttattagaaatttttgCCATTTATGAAGCAAGAGAAATTACTGAAAAACATAGAACATATTCCTTATACCATCCAAGCGCAGATGCTTTGGCATCAATCCTATCAGAATTACCTCCAAAGATTATCACATGTATTtgctttaatattatttattattttatggtcaattttaaaagaaatggtgggaatttctttttttacctACTAATTAATTTCACTTCCGTATTAGCTATGTCACATCTTTTTAGAACTGTAGGTTCTATGACAAAAAGTTTAAGTGAGGCAATGGTTCCAGCATCAATCTTATTATTGGCATTATCCATGTACGTTGGGTTTGCTATTCCCAAGACAAAACTTTTAGGTTGGTCTAAATGGATCTGGTATATTAACCCTTTAGCTTATATGTTTGAATCTTTAATGGTTAATGAATTTCATAATACAAAATTTGAATGTGCTACATATATCCCGACAGGCCCTGgttatgaaaatatattaccTGATCAAAGGGTTTGTTCAGTCGTTGGTTCCGTACCTGGTCAAAATTATGTCCTTGGTGATGATTATTTAAGAGAAAgttatgattattataataaacaTAAATGGAGAGGGTTTGGTATTGGTTTAGCTTACgtgatatttttcttggGTGTATATTTACTATTCTgtgaaattaatgaagGTGCAAAACAAAAGGGTGAAATGCTAATATTCCCTCACGATgtgttgaaaaaaatgcatAAGGAAGGTCAAATTCAAGATTCATCAAGTCTGGCAATGGATTCAGATTTAGAAAAGGGTAATGGTAATGACAGCTCCTTGGACGTTAAAAATTCATccataaataatataactgATAGTATAAGTGGGAATACATTAACAgaaaaacaacaattaaaagGTACAAATCTAACTTTAGAAGTTCAACCTACCACAAATTCCTCGTCTAATTCATCagaaaaagatattgaaaataatgctGTCATTTCAAAATCAGAATCCATTTTCcattggaaaaatttatgctatgatattaatataaaggGTGAAAATAGGAGAATCTTAAGTAATGTTGATGGCTGGGTTAAACCTGGCACTTTGACTGCTTTAATGGGTGCTTCTGGTGCTGGTAAAACTACTTTGTTAGATTGCCTTGCAGAAAGAACTACTATGGGTATTGTCACTGGTGACATGTTTGTGGATGGTAAATTACGTGATGAATCATTCCCAAGATCTATTGGGTATTGTCAACAACAAGATTTACATTTAAAGACTTCAACTGTTAGAGAGTCTTTAAGATTTTCTGCGTATTTACGTCAACCATATTCTGTATCAaggaaagaaaaagaacTATACGTAGAAGAAGTAATCAAAATCTTAGAGATGGAAAAGTATGCTGAAGCTATTGTTGGTGTTCCTGGTGAAGGGTTAAATGTGGAACAAAGAAAACGTTTAACTATTGGTGTTGAATTAGCAGCCAAgccaaaattattattatttttagatgaaCCAACCTCAGGTTTAGATTCACAAACGGCATGGTCCATTTGTAAATTAATGAGAAAGCTAGCAAATCATGGCCAAgctattttatttacaattcaTCAACCTTCCGCTATTTTAATGCAAGAATTTGACcggttattatttttacagAAAGGTGGTAAAACAGTATATTTTGGTGATTTAGGTAAAAGATGCCAAACTATGATTGATTATTTCGAAGCTAATGGTGCAGATAAATGCCCAAAAGAAGCAAACCCAGCAGAATGGATGTTGGATGTAGTTGGTGCAGCTCCTGGTTCTATTGCAAATCAAGATTATTATGAAGTTTGGAGAAATTCTCAAGAATACAGAGATGTacaagaagaattaaaccgcttagaagaagaatttgcAGGTATTGAAAAACCTGTTGGCTCTGAAGAACATAATGAATATGCCACTCCGCTATTAttccaaataaaatatgtgGTTTTAAGATTATTTGACCAATATTGGAGGTCTCCTACATATCTATGGTCAAAATTTTTCCTAACAATCTATAATATGCTATTTATTGGTTTCACATTTTTTAAGGCAGATTTATCCTTACAAGGTTTACAAAATCAAAtgttatcattatttatgTTTACTGTGATATTTAATCCATTAATGCAACAATATTTACCAATGTTTGTCCAACAAAGAGATTTGTATGAAGCAAGAGAAAGGCCTTCTAGAACATTTTCATGGATAACTTTTATAGTTTCCCAAATCTTGGTAGAAGTACCTTGGAATTTCTTATGTGGCACAATTGCATACTTCATCTATTACTATAGTGTTGGTTTATATCATAACGCATCTGTTGCGAATCAATTACATGAAAGAGGTGCTTTATTCTGGCTATTCTCCTGTGccttttttgtttttatttcctCAATGAGCATTTTggttatttcttttaatgaACATGACAGAAATGCAGCTAA
- the MRP20 gene encoding mitochondrial 54S ribosomal protein uL23m (similar to Saccharomyces cerevisiae MRP20 (YDR405W); ancestral locus Anc_5.498) yields MPRVTPSPSVVSRVSERIFNRTREAIRNNLPHFRVGKTQLYFPNARVVLLRPNAKHTPYQAKFIVPKSFNKLDLRDYLYHVYGLRALNITTQLLHGAIVKEVKGRYRGPQIKKMTIEMEHPFIWPAEPAPGENNLWNPELNADINKHRTVSMIGQLGSNKEKHEKLFEGVAEPFEKPASVFIGRRLSAKMNNKKSKAKEMIAYQDELLAIEKRLQQQHIS; encoded by the coding sequence ATGCCAAGAGTTACTCCATCCCCTTCAGTAGTTTCTAGAGTCAGTGAACGAATCTTTAATCGAACACGAGAAGCCATCAGAAATAATCTACCACATTTCCGTGTAGGTAAGACCCAGTTATACTTTCCCAATGCACGTGTGGTACTATTAAGACCGAATGCCAAACATACACCATACCAAGCTAAATTTATTGTTCCCAAGAGTTTTAACAAGCTAGATCTTAGAGATTACTTATACCACGTCTATGGACTAAGAGCTTTGAATATCACCACACAGTTGTTACACGGTGCGATCGTGAAAGAAGTCAAAGGTAGATATAGAGGACCCCAAATCAAGAAGATGACTATTGAAATGGAACACCCTTTTATATGGCCTGCAGAACCAGCACCTGGTGAGAATAATCTTTGGAATCCTGAATTGAATGCTGATATCAATAAGCATAGAACCGTATCTATGATTGGACAACTTGGTTCTAATAAGGAAAAACATGAGAAATTGTTCGAAGGGGTTGCTGAACCTTTTGAAAAACCAGCTTCAGTATTTATTGGCCGCCGTTTATCGGCTAAGatgaataataagaaatcCAAAGCTAAAGAGATGATTGCCTATCAAGATGAACTTCTTGCCATAGAAAAACGCCTACAACAACAGCATATATCATAA
- the RPB2 gene encoding DNA-directed RNA polymerase II subunit RPB2 (similar to Saccharomyces cerevisiae RPB2 (YOR151C); ancestral locus Anc_5.497), giving the protein MSVKAEETDNQFDDYDDNQYNFEDENSPITAEDSWAVISAFFREKGLVSQQLDSFNQFVDYTLQDIISEDSTLILEQLAQHTTESDNISRKYEISFGKIYVTKPMVNESDGVTHALYPQEARLRNLTYSSGLFVDVKKRTHEAIDMPGRELKYSLIAEESEEDFDAGKVFIGRLPIMLRSKNCYLSDATESDLYKLKECPFDMGGYFIINGSEKVLIAQERSAGNIVQVFKKAAPSPISHIAEIRSALEKGSRFISTLQVKLYGREGSSSRTIKATLPYIKQDIPIVIIFRALGIIPDGEILEHICYDVNDWQMLEMLKPCVEDGFVIQDRETALDFIGRRGTALGIKKEKRIQYARDILQKEFLPHITQLEGFESRKAFFLGYMINRLLLCALDRKDQDDRDHFGKKRLDLAGPLLAQLFKTLFRKLTRDIFRYMQRTVEEAKDFNMKLAINAKTITSGLKYALATGNWGEQKKAMSSRAGVSQVLNRYTYSSTLSHLRRTNTPIGRDGKLAKPRQLHNTHWGLVCPAETPEGQACGLVKNLSLMSCISVGTDPMPIITFLSEWGMEPLEDYVPHQSPDATRVFVNGVWHGVHRNPARLMETLRTLRRKGDINPEVSMIRDIREKELKIFTDAGRVYRPLFIVDDDSELGHKELKVRKGHIAKLLATEYQDIEGGYEDEEDYTWTSLLNEGLVEYIDAEEEETILISMAPEDLEPISPEEIDEANNSEESAGHVDVAKRIKALHHAATFTHCEIHPSMILGVAASIIPFPDHNQSPRNTYQSAMGKQAMGVFLTNYNVRMDTMANILYYPQKPLGTTRSMEYLKFRELPAGQNAIVAIACYSGYNQEDSMIMNQSSIDRGLFRSLFFRSYMDQEKKYGMSITETFEKPQRTNTLKMKHGSYDKLDDDGLISPGVRVSGEDIIIGKTTPISPDEEELGQRTAYHSKRDASTPLRSTENGIIDQVLITTNQDGLKFVKVRVRTTKVPQIGDKFASRHGQKGTIGITYGREDMPFTAEGIVPDLIINPHAIPSRMTVAHLIECLLSKVAALSGNEGDASPFTDITVEGISKLLREHGYHSRGFEIMYNGHTGKKLMAQIFFGPTYYQRLRHMVDDKIHARARGPMQVLTRQPVEGRSRDGGLRFGEMERDCMIAHGAAAFLKERLMEASDAFRVHICGICGLMTVIAKLNHNQFECKGCDNKIDIYQIKIPYAAKLLFQELMAMNITPRLYTDRSKDF; this is encoded by the coding sequence atgtCCGTAAAAGCTGAAGAAACAGATAATCAATTTGATgattatgatgataatcaatataattttgaagatgaaaattcACCAATTACAGCTGAAGATTCGTGGGCAGTTATATCAGCTTTCTTCCGTGAAAAAGGTTTAGTATCACAACAATTGGATTCCTTCAATCAATTTGTCGATTATACTTTACAAGATATCATCTCAGAAGATTCAACTTTAATCCTAGAACAATTAGCTCAACATACAACTGAGTCAGATAATATTAGTagaaaatatgaaattagTTTTGGTAAGATATATGTTACAAAGCCTATGGTAAATGAATCAGATGGTGTTACTCATGCCTTATATCCACAAGAAGCTAGATTACGTAACTTGACCTATTCTTCAGGTTTATTTGTCGATGTTAAGAAAAGAACTCATGAAGCTATTGATATGCCAGGTAgagaattgaaatattctttaattgCAGAAGAATCAGAAGAAGATTTTGATGCTGGAAAAGTTTTTATCGGTAGATTGCCAATCATGTTAAGATCTAAGAATTGTTACCTAAGTGATGCAACTGAATCagatttatataaattaaaagaatgtCCCTTTGATATGGGTggttatttcattattaacgGTTCCGAAAAAGTTTTGATTGCTCAAGAACGTTCAGCAGGTAATATTGTTCAAGTCTTTAAAAAAGCTGCTCCATCTCCAATTTCCCATATTGCTGAAATTAGATCTGCTTTAGAAAAGGGTTCAAGATTTATTTCCACTTTACAAGTTAAATTATATGGTCGTGAAGGTTCTTCATCAAGAACAATTAAAGCTACATTACCCTATATCAAACAGGATATCcctattgttattatttttagagCTTTAGGTATCATTCCAGATGGTGAAATTTTAGAACACATTTGTTATGATGTTAATGATTGGCAAATGTTAGAAATGTTAAAACCTTGTGTTGAAGATGGTTTCGTTATTCAAGATCGTGAAACAGCTTTGGATTTCATTGGTCGTCGTGGTACTGCCTTGggtattaaaaaagaaaagagaaTTCAATATGCCAGggatattttacaaaaggAATTTTTACCACATATTACTCAATTAGAAGGTTTTGAATCAAGGAAAGCTTTCTTCTTGGGTTATATGATTAATAGATTACTATTATGTGCCCTGGATCGTAAAGACCAAGATGATCGTGATCATTTtggtaaaaaaagattGGATTTGGCTGGTCCACTATTGGctcaattatttaaaactttattCAGAAAATTGACAAGAGACATTTTCCGTTATATGCAAAGAACTGTGGAAGAAGCTAAAGATTTCAATATGAAATTAGCTATTAATGCAAAGACAATTACATCAGGTTTGAAATACGCTTTAGCTACTGGTAATTGGGGTGAACAAAAGAAAGCCATGTCGTCGAGAGCTGGTGTTTCTCAAGTTTTAAATAGATATACTTATTCATCTACTCTATCACATTTAAGAAGAACTAATACGCCGATTGGTAGAGATGGTAAATTAGCAAAACCACGTCAATTACATAATACTCATTGGGGTTTAGTTTGTCCCGCTGAAACACCAGAAGGTCAAGCTTGTGGTCTAGTAAagaatttatcattaatgTCGTGTATTTCTGTTGGTACTGATCCAATGCCTATTATTACTTTCTTAAGTGAATGGGGTATGGAACCCTTAGAAGATTATGTTCCTCATCAATCCCCTGATGCTACAAGAGTGTTTGTTAATGGTGTTTGGCATGGTGTTCATAGAAATCCAGCTAGATTAATGGAAACTTTAAGAACATTAAGAAGAAAAGGTGATATTAACCCAGAAGTTTCAATGATTAGAGATATCCGTGAAAAggaattgaaaatttttacaGACGCTGGTAGAGTTTATAGAccattatttattgttgATGACGATTCTGAATTAGGTCACAAAGAACTAAAAGTAAGAAAGGGGCATATCGCTAAATTACTGGCTACAGAATATCAAGATATTGAAGGTGGttatgaagatgaagaagattaCACATGGACTTCTCTATTAAATGAAGGTTTGGTTGAATATATAGAtgcagaagaagaagaaacaaTTCTAATATCAATGGCTCCAGAAGACTTAGAACCTATTTCTccagaagaaattgatgaagCTAATAATTCAGAGGAGTCTGCAGGGCATGTTGATGTAGCTAAGCGTATTAAGGCTTTACATCACGCCGCTACATTCACACATTGTGAAATTCATCCTTCTATGATTTTAGGTGTTGCCGCTTCTATTATTCCATTCCCTGATCATAATCAATCGCCTCGTAATACATATCAATCCGCTATGGGTAAACAAGCTATGGGTGTTTTCTTGACAAATTATAACGTTCGTATGGATACAATGgctaatattttgtattatcCACAAAAGCCTCTAGGTACTACTAGATCTatggaatatttgaaatttagaGAATTGCCAGCAGGTCAAAATGCCATTGTCGCTATTGCCTGTTATTCTGGTTATAATCAAGAAGATTCTATGATTATGAATCAATCCTCAATTGATCGTGGTCTTTTCAGATCGTTGTTCTTCAGATCTTATATGGatcaagaaaagaaatacGGTATGTCTATTACTGAAACCTTCGAAAAACCACAGCGTACAAATACATTAAAGATGAAGCATGGATCCTATGACAAGttagatgatgatggtTTGATTTCTCCAGGTGTTAGAGTATCTGGTGAAGATATCATTATTGGTAAAACTACCCCTATTTCAcctgatgaagaagaattaggTCAAAGAACCGCTTATCATTCTAAGCGTGATGCTTCAACTCCATTAAGAAGTACTGAAAATGGTATTATTGATCAAGTTTTAATTACTACTAATCAAGATGGTTTGAAGTTCGTTAAGGTTCGTGTAAGAACAACTAAAGTTCCTCAAATTGGTGATAAGTTTGCCTCACGTCACGGTCAAAAGGGTACTATTGGTATCACTTATGGTAGAGAAGATATGCCTTTCACTGCGGAAGGTATTGTTCctgatttaattattaatccaCATGCTATTCCATCTCGTATGACAGTTGCCCATTTAATTGAATGTCTATTGAGTAAGGTTGCTGCATTATCTGGGAATGAAGGTGATGCTTCGCCATTTACTGATATTACAGTTGAGGgtatttctaaattattacgTGAACATGGATACCATTCTCGTGGTTTCGAAATTATGTATAATGGTCATACtggtaaaaaattaatggcCCAAATTTTCTTTGGTCCAACTTATTATCAACGTCTAAGACATATGGTGGACGATAAAATTCACGCTAGAGCTCGTGGTCCAATGCAAGTGCTAACAAGGCAGCCTGTGGAAGGTAGATCAAGAGATGGTGGTTTAAGATTCGGTGAAATGGAACGTGATTGTATGATTGCACATGGTGCTGCGGCATTCTTAAAGGAAAGATTAATGGAGGCATCTGATGCTTTCAGAGTTCATATTTGTGGTATTTGTGGTCTGATGACTGTCATTGCCaaattaaatcataatCAATTCGAATGTAAGGGCtgtgataataaaattgatatttatcaaattaagATTCCATATGCtgctaaattattattccaaGAATTAATGGCTATGAATATCACTCCACGTTTGTATACGGATCGTTCGAAGGATTTTTAA
- the DIT1 gene encoding Dit1p (similar to Saccharomyces cerevisiae DIT1 (YDR403W); ancestral locus Anc_5.494), which translates to MTLTQEREGEKYNVGSFRVSTTSQKPLVHRHNDDLSTFSKVLVLYTRDRETGDLYCIEQNYKFLKTSQWKNFFNIYKSLPTTHSTITDTVTEYIVPEVIVQKFNQNLQLDIKISEYIKPNEKQIRGCITTVENESKFNDWFIFHILDQSRLSKDYTPLYKTSVKYDELFTDYFANSLKNTIVGDKWNEGGRDHFISKVRYFTDRYIRIECVLPAFPCKSSNVEKVGGDVPDKGEEFALKRLIQATQEVQKFYPPGMKVWIISDGHVFSDCIGVDDDIVNSYTCKLHQLYERLAIPGHDAIGFCGLNTLFFDGITAPKFDPKWVSEVKVEHYTGSKICALSDLSRQVLLRGCDTDAGQLKKEIAIDGHPRLYLYRGFSKFMSEDLRLLPYFKDMSRKKFKKTVSKIAFNMIKRNDAYSNLVELAFPHHLRLSIHAHTNGGPKFGIKVISPEQCRIVKSLNDSSEPKSEDLLHIPTPWHNCVVKLTDQDDSYYLTKASVVKDALEKGVYEGTWYETCLEKGEGGHYILNKVKKQCEHLN; encoded by the coding sequence ATGACTCTGACGCAAGAAAGGGAAGGTGAAAAGTATAATGTTGGTAGTTTTAGAGTTTCTACTACAAGCCAAAAACCACTTGTTCATAGGCATAATGATGACCTTTCTACATTCAGCAAAGTTTTGGTATTGTATACAAGAGACAGAGAAACTGGGGACTTGTATTGCATAgaacaaaattataaatttttgaaaaccTCACAATGGAAAAACTTTTTCAACATATATAAAAGCTTACCTACTACGCATTCTACCATTACAGATACTGTTACTGAATATATCGTCCCAGAGGTAATTgttcaaaaatttaaccAAAATTTACAACTGGATATCAAAATTTCAGAGTATATAAAACcaaatgaaaaacaaattagAGGTTGTATAACAACAGTGGAAAATGAAAGTAAGTTCAATGATTGGTTCATTTTTCACATACTAGATCAATCTAGATTAAGTAAGGATTATACACCTCTTTATAAAACCAGTGTAAAGTATGATGAATTGTTTACGGACTATTTTGCAAATAGTTTGAAAAATACCATCGTTGGTGATAAATGGAATGAAGGAGGTAGAGACCATTTTATCAGTAAGGTTCGTTATTTCACAGATCGATATATAAGAATTGAATGTGTTTTACCTGCATTTCCATGCAAATCATCTAACGTTGAAAAAGTTGGTGGTGATGTTCCTGATAAAGGCGAAGAATTTGCTttaaaaagattaataCAAGCAACTCAAGAGgttcaaaaattttaccCCCCTGGAATGAAAGTTTGGATCATCAGTGACGGCCACGTCTTTTCTGATTGTATTGGtgttgatgatgatattgtCAATAGCTATACTTGCAAGCTACACCAATTGTATGAAAGACTAGCAATTCCTGGACATGATGCTATTGGGTTCTGTGGTCTAAATACGCTATTTTTTGATGGTATCACTGCACCTAAGTTCGATCCAAAATGGGTATCCGAAGTTAAGGTTGAGCATTATACAGGATCGAAAATTTGTGCACTCTCTGACTTATCTAGACAAGTGCTTCTAAGGGGTTGCGATACTGATGCGGGACAacttaaaaaagaaatcgCTATTGATGGTCACCCCAGATTGTATTTATATAGGggattttctaaatttatgTCAGAGGATTTACGCTTGTTGCCTTACTTTAAAGATATgtcaagaaaaaaattcaagaagACAGTTTCAAAGATTGCCTTTAACATGATAAAGAGAAATGACGCATATTCAAACCTTGTTGAATTAGCATTCCCACATCATTTGAGACTTTCAATTCATGCTCATACTAATGGTGGACCAAAATTTGGTATTAAAGTAATATCTCCCGAACAATGTCGTATTGTTAAGtcattaaatgattcaTCTGAACCAAAGTCTGAAGACTTATTACATATTCCTACCCCTTGGCATAATTGTGTCGTTAAATTAACCGATCAAGATGACTCCTATTATTTGACAAAAGCATCTGTCGTAAAAGATGCCTTAGAAAAAGGCGTATATGAAGGCACATGGTATGAAACATGTTTAGAGAAGGGAGAAGGAGgacattatattttaaataaggttaaaaaacaatgtgagcatttaaattaa